The Tripterygium wilfordii isolate XIE 37 chromosome 4, ASM1340144v1, whole genome shotgun sequence genome has a window encoding:
- the LOC119997499 gene encoding auxin-responsive protein SAUR76: protein MAKGGKLTKLKSVLRKLNSFNNNNKQSSSIASATADDYSSSVTGEHLHPVYVGKSRRRYLISSDVLDHPLFKELAEWSSESNTLTVSCEVVLFEHLLWMLENADPQPESLEELVEFYAC, encoded by the coding sequence ATGGCCAAAGGAGGCAAACTCACAAAACTGAAGTCAGTCCTCAGGAAATTGAACTcgttcaacaacaacaacaagcaAAGCAGCTCCATTGCTTCTGCCACAGCAGACGATTACTCCTCCTCGGTCACCGGAGAGCACCTCCACCCGGTCTACGTCGGAAAATCAAGGCGGCGTTACCTCATCAGCTCCGACGTTCTCGATCATCCGCTCTTCAAGGAGCTCGCAGAGTGGTCAAGTGAGTCGAACACTCTTACTGTTTCGTGCGAGGTGGTTTTGTTCGAGCATTTGCTTTGGATGCTGGAGAATGCAGATCCACAGCCGGAGTCGCTTGAGGAGCTCGTTGAGTTCTACGCTTGTTAA